From the genome of Tachysurus fulvidraco isolate hzauxx_2018 chromosome 20, HZAU_PFXX_2.0, whole genome shotgun sequence, one region includes:
- the slc4a5b gene encoding electrogenic sodium bicarbonate cotransporter 4 isoform X3, translating into MDCDYFHSSKGSRRYEDDDTQSVYVGVPVSRGYRKKRRQRRHTSRHDHGSHERHHQECNEQVEQYDPCNDGYGSNEQLSDANSYMSPAAERLRCILGEDDESTPTLFTEMDTLHHEGGELEWKESARWVKFEEKVEEGGERWSKPHVSTLSLHSLFELRTCLQTGSILLDLEGYSLPQIVDDIVDRHVQDGLIDSELKEKISFILLRKHRHQTKKPIHRSLADIRKPSPSSKDHVQSRSMNDISVTPSSDQLKNKFMKKIPRDAEASNVLIGEVDFLDKPFVAFVRLAQATTLGGLTEVPVPTRFLFILLGPHGKVKSYTEIGRAIATLMVDDLFSSVAYKAKHRDDLIAGLDEFLNEVTVLPPGEWDPKIRIEPPKKVPSAEMRKSVFSLNELGQANGTAGGGGIADDDEELPAPHEMGEELAFTGRFCGGLWLDIKRKVPWLLSDFCEGFHIQSISAVLFIYLGCITNAITFGGLLGDATDNYQGVMESFLGTALAGTVFCFFGGQPLIILSSTGPILVFEKLLYEFCKTNDIDYMDLRLWIGLHSCLQCLILVASDASYIIKYITRFTEEGFSSLISFIFVSDAIKKMVGTFQYYPINTNFKPDYITSYKCECMPPDQGDSMDFNSSALLGPDNFTDYSLYNFTVLDWSQLNKNECLKYGGSLVGKSCKYVPDLALMCFVLFFGTYSMTISLKKFKFSRYFPTKWRTLIADFAIIISILVFCALDYLMSLETPKLHVPTEIKLRKLFSDFAIFTSIMTFVGLDILMGLETPKLIVPTEFKPTRSDRAWMVIPSGKNPWWMYLASFVPALLVTILIFMDQQITAVIVNRKENKLRKGCGYHLDMFWVGILMAVCSFLCLPWYVAATVISIAHIDSLKMESECSAPGEQPQFLGVREQRLTGILVFVLTGVSIFLAPILQYIPMPVLYGVFLYMGVASLSGIQFWERIKLILMPAKHQPDFVFLRHVPLRRVHLFTLVQITCLAVLWILKSTVAAIIFPVMILGLMVVRKMLDLVFSQHDLAWLDDILPEKDKKKKDDEKKKKERKKAKCRDHDSDEECC; encoded by the exons ATGGACTGTGACTATTTTCACAGCAGTAAAGGAAGCAGACGCTATGAAGATGATG ATACCCAGTCTGTTTACGTTGGTGTTCCAGTGTCCAGAGGTTATAGAAAGAAACGGCGCCAACGCAGACACACATCACGGCATGACCATGGGAGTCATGAAAGACATCATCAGGAGTGCAACGAACAAGTGGAACAGTATGATCCTTGCAATGATGGGTATGGCTCAAATGAACAGCTTTCCGATGCCAACTCTTACA tgtcaccAGCTGCAGAGAGACTGCGCTGCATCCTTGGAGAGGATGATGAGTCCACACCAACACTTTTCACAGAGATGGACACACTGCACCATGAAGGTGGAGAACTAGAGTGGAAAGAATCAGCAAG gtgggTGAAATTTGAAGAGAAAGTGGAGGAGGGGGGAGAACGATGGAGCAAGCCCCATGTTTCCACACTGTCACTGCACAGTCTCTTTGAGCTGCGAACATGTTTACAGACTGGTAGCATCCTTTTGGACCTGGAGGGTTACTCTCTGCCTCAAATAGTCG ATGACATAGTGGACAGGCATGTACAGGATGGCCTGATAGACTCTGAGCTCAAAGAGAAGATCAGTTTCATTTTGCTGAGAAAGCATCGACACCAGACCAAGAAGCCCATCCATCGTTCACTGGCTGACATCAGAAAGCCCAGTCCTTCAAGTAAAG ATCATGTTCAGAGTCGTAGTATGAATGATATCTCAGTTACACCAAGTTCTGACCAG CTCAAGAACAAGTTTATGAAGAAAATCCCTAGAGATGCTGAAGCATCCAATGTTTTGATTGGAGAGGTGGACTTTCTGGACAAGCCTTTTGTGGCCTTTGTCCGTCTTGCTCAAGCCACAACATTAGGTGGACTGACTGAAGTCCCTGTACCAAccag ATTCCTCTTCATTTTGCTTGGCCCTCATGGCAAAGTTAAATCCTACACTGAAATTGGCCGTGCCATTGCCACACTCATGGTTGATGAT CTCTTCAGCAGTGTGGCCTATAAGGCCAAACACCGTGATGACTTGATTGCAGGACTTGATGAGTTTTTGAATGAGGTGACAGTTCTCCCACCAGGAGAGTGGGACCCAAAGATTCGTATTGAACCACCAAAAAAAGTTCCTTCAGCAGAGATGAG AAAGTCAGTGTTTTCACTAAATGAGCTGGGACAAGCAAATGGAACTGCAGGTGGAGGAGGAatagctgatgatgatgaagagttGCCTGCCCCTCATGAGATGGGAGAGGAACTGGCCTTCACTGGGAG ATTTTGTGGAGGTCTTTGGCTTGACATCAAACGGAAAGTACCATGGCTGCTGAGTGACTTTTGTGAGGGCTTTCACATCCAGTCTATCTCAGCTGTACTCTTCATATACTTGGGATGCATCACTAATGCCATCACATTTGGAGGCCTCTTAGGAGACGCCACCGACAACTACCAA GGTGTGATGGAGAGCTTTCTTGGCACAGCTCTAGCAGGAacagttttctgtttttttggtgGCCAACCCCTCATTATCCTGAGTTCAACAGGACCTATACTGGTCTTTGAGAAGCTGCTGTATGAATTTTGCAA GACTAATGACATCGACTACATGGATTTGCGCTTGTGGATTGGACTGCACTCCTGCCTTCAGTGTCTTATCCTGGTGGCCTCCGACGCTAGCTACATCATCAAGTACATAACACGTTTCACTGAAGAGGGCTTCTCCAGCCTCATCTCCTTTATCTTTGTCTCTGATGCTATAAAGAAGATGGTGGGGACCTTTCAGTACTACCCTATTAACACAAACTTCAAGCCTGACTACATCACTAGCTACAAGTGTGAATGTATGCCTCCAGATCAAG gTGATTCAATGGATTTCAATTCGTCTGCTCTACTTGGACCAGACAACTTTACCGATTACTCTTTG TACAACTTCACTGTTCTTGACTGGAGTCAGCTGAACAAAAACGAGTGTCTAAAGTATGGTGGATCTCTGGTAGGCAAATCCTGCAAGTATGTTCCTGACCTGGCCCTCATGTGCTTCGTCCTGTTTTTCGGCACCTATTCCATGACCATTTCACTCAAGAAGTTTAAGTTCAGCCGCTACTTCCCCACCAAG TGGCGTACGTTGATTGCAGATTTTGCCATTATTATATCCATTCTGGTCTTCTGTGCCCTGGATTACCTGATGTCCCTCGAGACCCCCAAACTGCATGTGCCTACTGAGATCAAG CTTCGGAAACTCTTCAGTGATTTTGCCATCTTCACATCAATCATGACTTTTGTTGGCCTTGATATTTTAATGGGGCTTGAAACACCTAAACTTATTGTTCCCACAGAGTTTAAG CCCACTCGGTCAGACCGTGCTTGGATGGTCATCCCTTCTGGGAAGAACCCCTGGTGGATGTATTTGGCTAGTTTTGTACCTGCTCTTCTTGTTACAATCCTTATTTTTATGGATCAGCAGATAACTGCTGTTATCGTCAATCGCAAGGAGAACAAACTTAGG AAAGGATGTGGCTACCATTTAGACATGTTTTGGGTTGGAATCCTCATGGCCGTCTGCTCTTTCCTGTGCTTACCATGGTATGTAGCAGCTACAGTCATCTCCATTGCCCACATAGATTCCCTTAAGATGGAGAGTGAGTGCAGTGCTCCAGGTGAGCAGCCACAGTTCCTAGGAGTGCG AGAGCAAAGGCTTACAGGTATCCTGGTTTTTGTGCTCACTGGAGTGTCTATTTTCTTGGCTCCCATACTGCAG TATATTCCCATGCCAGTACTTTATGGTGTGTTCCTGTACATGGGTGTAGCCTCTCTCAGTGGCATTcag TTTTGGGAGAGGATCAAGCTCATCCTGATGCCCGCCAAGCACCAGCCGGACTTTGTTTTCCTCCGCCATGTACCTTTGCGCCGGGTGCATCTTTTCACCTTAGTTCAGATTACTTGTCTGGCTGTACTCTGGATCCTCAAGTCTACTGTTGCAGCTATTATTTTTCCTGTCATG
- the slc4a5b gene encoding electrogenic sodium bicarbonate cotransporter 4 isoform X6, translated as MDCDYFHSSKGSRRYEDDDTQSVYVGVPVSRGYRKKRRQRRHTSRHDHGSHERHHQECNEQVEQYDPCNDGYGSNEQLSDANSYMSPAAERLRCILGEDDESTPTLFTEMDTLHHEGGELEWKESARWVKFEEKVEEGGERWSKPHVSTLSLHSLFELRTCLQTGSILLDLEGYSLPQIVDDIVDRHVQDGLIDSELKEKISFILLRKHRHQTKKPIHRSLADIRKPSPSNHVQSRSMNDISVTPSSDQLKNKFMKKIPRDAEASNVLIGEVDFLDKPFVAFVRLAQATTLGGLTEVPVPTRFLFILLGPHGKVKSYTEIGRAIATLMVDDLFSSVAYKAKHRDDLIAGLDEFLNEVTVLPPGEWDPKIRIEPPKKVPSAEMRKSVFSLNELGQANGTAGGGGIADDDEELPAPHEMGEELAFTGRFCGGLWLDIKRKVPWLLSDFCEGFHIQSISAVLFIYLGCITNAITFGGLLGDATDNYQGVMESFLGTALAGTVFCFFGGQPLIILSSTGPILVFEKLLYEFCKTNDIDYMDLRLWIGLHSCLQCLILVASDASYIIKYITRFTEEGFSSLISFIFVSDAIKKMVGTFQYYPINTNFKPDYITSYKCECMPPDQGDSMDFNSSALLGPDNFTDYSLYNFTVLDWSQLNKNECLKYGGSLVGKSCKYVPDLALMCFVLFFGTYSMTISLKKFKFSRYFPTKWRTLIADFAIIISILVFCALDYLMSLETPKLHVPTEIKPTRSDRAWMVIPSGKNPWWMYLASFVPALLVTILIFMDQQITAVIVNRKENKLRKGCGYHLDMFWVGILMAVCSFLCLPWYVAATVISIAHIDSLKMESECSAPGEQPQFLGVR; from the exons ATGGACTGTGACTATTTTCACAGCAGTAAAGGAAGCAGACGCTATGAAGATGATG ATACCCAGTCTGTTTACGTTGGTGTTCCAGTGTCCAGAGGTTATAGAAAGAAACGGCGCCAACGCAGACACACATCACGGCATGACCATGGGAGTCATGAAAGACATCATCAGGAGTGCAACGAACAAGTGGAACAGTATGATCCTTGCAATGATGGGTATGGCTCAAATGAACAGCTTTCCGATGCCAACTCTTACA tgtcaccAGCTGCAGAGAGACTGCGCTGCATCCTTGGAGAGGATGATGAGTCCACACCAACACTTTTCACAGAGATGGACACACTGCACCATGAAGGTGGAGAACTAGAGTGGAAAGAATCAGCAAG gtgggTGAAATTTGAAGAGAAAGTGGAGGAGGGGGGAGAACGATGGAGCAAGCCCCATGTTTCCACACTGTCACTGCACAGTCTCTTTGAGCTGCGAACATGTTTACAGACTGGTAGCATCCTTTTGGACCTGGAGGGTTACTCTCTGCCTCAAATAGTCG ATGACATAGTGGACAGGCATGTACAGGATGGCCTGATAGACTCTGAGCTCAAAGAGAAGATCAGTTTCATTTTGCTGAGAAAGCATCGACACCAGACCAAGAAGCCCATCCATCGTTCACTGGCTGACATCAGAAAGCCCAGTCCTTCAA ATCATGTTCAGAGTCGTAGTATGAATGATATCTCAGTTACACCAAGTTCTGACCAG CTCAAGAACAAGTTTATGAAGAAAATCCCTAGAGATGCTGAAGCATCCAATGTTTTGATTGGAGAGGTGGACTTTCTGGACAAGCCTTTTGTGGCCTTTGTCCGTCTTGCTCAAGCCACAACATTAGGTGGACTGACTGAAGTCCCTGTACCAAccag ATTCCTCTTCATTTTGCTTGGCCCTCATGGCAAAGTTAAATCCTACACTGAAATTGGCCGTGCCATTGCCACACTCATGGTTGATGAT CTCTTCAGCAGTGTGGCCTATAAGGCCAAACACCGTGATGACTTGATTGCAGGACTTGATGAGTTTTTGAATGAGGTGACAGTTCTCCCACCAGGAGAGTGGGACCCAAAGATTCGTATTGAACCACCAAAAAAAGTTCCTTCAGCAGAGATGAG AAAGTCAGTGTTTTCACTAAATGAGCTGGGACAAGCAAATGGAACTGCAGGTGGAGGAGGAatagctgatgatgatgaagagttGCCTGCCCCTCATGAGATGGGAGAGGAACTGGCCTTCACTGGGAG ATTTTGTGGAGGTCTTTGGCTTGACATCAAACGGAAAGTACCATGGCTGCTGAGTGACTTTTGTGAGGGCTTTCACATCCAGTCTATCTCAGCTGTACTCTTCATATACTTGGGATGCATCACTAATGCCATCACATTTGGAGGCCTCTTAGGAGACGCCACCGACAACTACCAA GGTGTGATGGAGAGCTTTCTTGGCACAGCTCTAGCAGGAacagttttctgtttttttggtgGCCAACCCCTCATTATCCTGAGTTCAACAGGACCTATACTGGTCTTTGAGAAGCTGCTGTATGAATTTTGCAA GACTAATGACATCGACTACATGGATTTGCGCTTGTGGATTGGACTGCACTCCTGCCTTCAGTGTCTTATCCTGGTGGCCTCCGACGCTAGCTACATCATCAAGTACATAACACGTTTCACTGAAGAGGGCTTCTCCAGCCTCATCTCCTTTATCTTTGTCTCTGATGCTATAAAGAAGATGGTGGGGACCTTTCAGTACTACCCTATTAACACAAACTTCAAGCCTGACTACATCACTAGCTACAAGTGTGAATGTATGCCTCCAGATCAAG gTGATTCAATGGATTTCAATTCGTCTGCTCTACTTGGACCAGACAACTTTACCGATTACTCTTTG TACAACTTCACTGTTCTTGACTGGAGTCAGCTGAACAAAAACGAGTGTCTAAAGTATGGTGGATCTCTGGTAGGCAAATCCTGCAAGTATGTTCCTGACCTGGCCCTCATGTGCTTCGTCCTGTTTTTCGGCACCTATTCCATGACCATTTCACTCAAGAAGTTTAAGTTCAGCCGCTACTTCCCCACCAAG TGGCGTACGTTGATTGCAGATTTTGCCATTATTATATCCATTCTGGTCTTCTGTGCCCTGGATTACCTGATGTCCCTCGAGACCCCCAAACTGCATGTGCCTACTGAGATCAAG CCCACTCGGTCAGACCGTGCTTGGATGGTCATCCCTTCTGGGAAGAACCCCTGGTGGATGTATTTGGCTAGTTTTGTACCTGCTCTTCTTGTTACAATCCTTATTTTTATGGATCAGCAGATAACTGCTGTTATCGTCAATCGCAAGGAGAACAAACTTAGG AAAGGATGTGGCTACCATTTAGACATGTTTTGGGTTGGAATCCTCATGGCCGTCTGCTCTTTCCTGTGCTTACCATGGTATGTAGCAGCTACAGTCATCTCCATTGCCCACATAGATTCCCTTAAGATGGAGAGTGAGTGCAGTGCTCCAGGTGAGCAGCCACAGTTCCTAGGAGTGCGGTAA
- the slc4a5b gene encoding electrogenic sodium bicarbonate cotransporter 4 isoform X1, which yields MDCDYFHSSKGSRRYEDDDTQSVYVGVPVSRGYRKKRRQRRHTSRHDHGSHERHHQECNEQVEQYDPCNDGYGSNEQLSDANSYMSPAAERLRCILGEDDESTPTLFTEMDTLHHEGGELEWKESARWVKFEEKVEEGGERWSKPHVSTLSLHSLFELRTCLQTGSILLDLEGYSLPQIVDDIVDRHVQDGLIDSELKEKISFILLRKHRHQTKKPIHRSLADIRKPSPSSKDHVQSRSMNDISVTPSSDQLKNKFMKKIPRDAEASNVLIGEVDFLDKPFVAFVRLAQATTLGGLTEVPVPTRFLFILLGPHGKVKSYTEIGRAIATLMVDDLFSSVAYKAKHRDDLIAGLDEFLNEVTVLPPGEWDPKIRIEPPKKVPSAEMRKSVFSLNELGQANGTAGGGGIADDDEELPAPHEMGEELAFTGRFCGGLWLDIKRKVPWLLSDFCEGFHIQSISAVLFIYLGCITNAITFGGLLGDATDNYQGVMESFLGTALAGTVFCFFGGQPLIILSSTGPILVFEKLLYEFCKTNDIDYMDLRLWIGLHSCLQCLILVASDASYIIKYITRFTEEGFSSLISFIFVSDAIKKMVGTFQYYPINTNFKPDYITSYKCECMPPDQGDSMDFNSSALLGPDNFTDYSLYNFTVLDWSQLNKNECLKYGGSLVGKSCKYVPDLALMCFVLFFGTYSMTISLKKFKFSRYFPTKWRTLIADFAIIISILVFCALDYLMSLETPKLHVPTEIKLRKLFSDFAIFTSIMTFVGLDILMGLETPKLIVPTEFKPTRSDRAWMVIPSGKNPWWMYLASFVPALLVTILIFMDQQITAVIVNRKENKLRKGCGYHLDMFWVGILMAVCSFLCLPWYVAATVISIAHIDSLKMESECSAPGEQPQFLGVREQRLTGILVFVLTGVSIFLAPILQYIPMPVLYGVFLYMGVASLSGIQFWERIKLILMPAKHQPDFVFLRHVPLRRVHLFTLVQITCLAVLWILKSTVAAIIFPVMILGLMVVRKMLDLVFSQHDLAWLDDILPEKDKKKKDDEKKKKERKKAKCRDHDSDEELKCPSDSLPSVKIPKECPSSSPDPPHTPS from the exons ATGGACTGTGACTATTTTCACAGCAGTAAAGGAAGCAGACGCTATGAAGATGATG ATACCCAGTCTGTTTACGTTGGTGTTCCAGTGTCCAGAGGTTATAGAAAGAAACGGCGCCAACGCAGACACACATCACGGCATGACCATGGGAGTCATGAAAGACATCATCAGGAGTGCAACGAACAAGTGGAACAGTATGATCCTTGCAATGATGGGTATGGCTCAAATGAACAGCTTTCCGATGCCAACTCTTACA tgtcaccAGCTGCAGAGAGACTGCGCTGCATCCTTGGAGAGGATGATGAGTCCACACCAACACTTTTCACAGAGATGGACACACTGCACCATGAAGGTGGAGAACTAGAGTGGAAAGAATCAGCAAG gtgggTGAAATTTGAAGAGAAAGTGGAGGAGGGGGGAGAACGATGGAGCAAGCCCCATGTTTCCACACTGTCACTGCACAGTCTCTTTGAGCTGCGAACATGTTTACAGACTGGTAGCATCCTTTTGGACCTGGAGGGTTACTCTCTGCCTCAAATAGTCG ATGACATAGTGGACAGGCATGTACAGGATGGCCTGATAGACTCTGAGCTCAAAGAGAAGATCAGTTTCATTTTGCTGAGAAAGCATCGACACCAGACCAAGAAGCCCATCCATCGTTCACTGGCTGACATCAGAAAGCCCAGTCCTTCAAGTAAAG ATCATGTTCAGAGTCGTAGTATGAATGATATCTCAGTTACACCAAGTTCTGACCAG CTCAAGAACAAGTTTATGAAGAAAATCCCTAGAGATGCTGAAGCATCCAATGTTTTGATTGGAGAGGTGGACTTTCTGGACAAGCCTTTTGTGGCCTTTGTCCGTCTTGCTCAAGCCACAACATTAGGTGGACTGACTGAAGTCCCTGTACCAAccag ATTCCTCTTCATTTTGCTTGGCCCTCATGGCAAAGTTAAATCCTACACTGAAATTGGCCGTGCCATTGCCACACTCATGGTTGATGAT CTCTTCAGCAGTGTGGCCTATAAGGCCAAACACCGTGATGACTTGATTGCAGGACTTGATGAGTTTTTGAATGAGGTGACAGTTCTCCCACCAGGAGAGTGGGACCCAAAGATTCGTATTGAACCACCAAAAAAAGTTCCTTCAGCAGAGATGAG AAAGTCAGTGTTTTCACTAAATGAGCTGGGACAAGCAAATGGAACTGCAGGTGGAGGAGGAatagctgatgatgatgaagagttGCCTGCCCCTCATGAGATGGGAGAGGAACTGGCCTTCACTGGGAG ATTTTGTGGAGGTCTTTGGCTTGACATCAAACGGAAAGTACCATGGCTGCTGAGTGACTTTTGTGAGGGCTTTCACATCCAGTCTATCTCAGCTGTACTCTTCATATACTTGGGATGCATCACTAATGCCATCACATTTGGAGGCCTCTTAGGAGACGCCACCGACAACTACCAA GGTGTGATGGAGAGCTTTCTTGGCACAGCTCTAGCAGGAacagttttctgtttttttggtgGCCAACCCCTCATTATCCTGAGTTCAACAGGACCTATACTGGTCTTTGAGAAGCTGCTGTATGAATTTTGCAA GACTAATGACATCGACTACATGGATTTGCGCTTGTGGATTGGACTGCACTCCTGCCTTCAGTGTCTTATCCTGGTGGCCTCCGACGCTAGCTACATCATCAAGTACATAACACGTTTCACTGAAGAGGGCTTCTCCAGCCTCATCTCCTTTATCTTTGTCTCTGATGCTATAAAGAAGATGGTGGGGACCTTTCAGTACTACCCTATTAACACAAACTTCAAGCCTGACTACATCACTAGCTACAAGTGTGAATGTATGCCTCCAGATCAAG gTGATTCAATGGATTTCAATTCGTCTGCTCTACTTGGACCAGACAACTTTACCGATTACTCTTTG TACAACTTCACTGTTCTTGACTGGAGTCAGCTGAACAAAAACGAGTGTCTAAAGTATGGTGGATCTCTGGTAGGCAAATCCTGCAAGTATGTTCCTGACCTGGCCCTCATGTGCTTCGTCCTGTTTTTCGGCACCTATTCCATGACCATTTCACTCAAGAAGTTTAAGTTCAGCCGCTACTTCCCCACCAAG TGGCGTACGTTGATTGCAGATTTTGCCATTATTATATCCATTCTGGTCTTCTGTGCCCTGGATTACCTGATGTCCCTCGAGACCCCCAAACTGCATGTGCCTACTGAGATCAAG CTTCGGAAACTCTTCAGTGATTTTGCCATCTTCACATCAATCATGACTTTTGTTGGCCTTGATATTTTAATGGGGCTTGAAACACCTAAACTTATTGTTCCCACAGAGTTTAAG CCCACTCGGTCAGACCGTGCTTGGATGGTCATCCCTTCTGGGAAGAACCCCTGGTGGATGTATTTGGCTAGTTTTGTACCTGCTCTTCTTGTTACAATCCTTATTTTTATGGATCAGCAGATAACTGCTGTTATCGTCAATCGCAAGGAGAACAAACTTAGG AAAGGATGTGGCTACCATTTAGACATGTTTTGGGTTGGAATCCTCATGGCCGTCTGCTCTTTCCTGTGCTTACCATGGTATGTAGCAGCTACAGTCATCTCCATTGCCCACATAGATTCCCTTAAGATGGAGAGTGAGTGCAGTGCTCCAGGTGAGCAGCCACAGTTCCTAGGAGTGCG AGAGCAAAGGCTTACAGGTATCCTGGTTTTTGTGCTCACTGGAGTGTCTATTTTCTTGGCTCCCATACTGCAG TATATTCCCATGCCAGTACTTTATGGTGTGTTCCTGTACATGGGTGTAGCCTCTCTCAGTGGCATTcag TTTTGGGAGAGGATCAAGCTCATCCTGATGCCCGCCAAGCACCAGCCGGACTTTGTTTTCCTCCGCCATGTACCTTTGCGCCGGGTGCATCTTTTCACCTTAGTTCAGATTACTTGTCTGGCTGTACTCTGGATCCTCAAGTCTACTGTTGCAGCTATTATTTTTCCTGTCATG